The nucleotide sequence TCATCAACCTGTTCGCCGTCCCAGCGATGGCGCTCGCCGGAAGCTGGCAGTTCGCGGCGGCTCTCGTCCTGGCCGAGCGCATCGGGCGCGCGCTGCGCAAGCCCACCGTCGAAGCGATGCTCTCCTACACCACCAACGAACTGGGAAAGGGATGGGTGTACGCGCTCAACACCGCGCTGGACGAGATCGGCGCGACTCTTGGCCCTCTCCTGATCGCGCTGGTATTGCTTTTGACGGGAGATTACCGGACCGGATACGCGCTCCTGCTGATTTCGGCGATGGCCGCGCTCATCGCGCTGGTGGTCGCGCGCGTGAACTTTCCGCTTCCATCCCGTCTCGAGCAGGGGCGCACGGCGCCTGCCGAAGATCTGACGCCGGCATACTGGCTCTATATGCTGGCCGGCGCCCTGTTTGCCGCCGGACTGATGAGCTTCGAGCTGATCTCCTATCATCTGTCCAAGTCGAAAGTCGCCTCGGAGCAGTGGATCCCGTTGATGCTCGCGATCTCGACAGGATTCGGCGTCCTTGCGAGCCTCGCCTTCGGGAAACTCTACGATCGCTTCGGTCTGCCCATCGTCATCACGGCGGTCTCCATCTCGGCAGCGTTCGCGCCATTCGTGTTTCTGGGGGGCTTTTACCTGGTGCTGTTCGGCATGCTGCTCTGGGGCATCGGCTACGCCACCCAGGATACCCTGCTCAAGGCGATCGTCGCCGAAGTTCTCCCGGAGGGGAAACGCAATTTCGCATTCGGGCTTTATTACGCCGGCTACGGCGTCGGCTGGCTCGTCGGCAGCGCTGCAACGGGAGTCCTCTACGAGCGCTACCGCATCACGATGATCGTGTTCTCGATCGCTGCCCAGCTCGCCTCCGTGCCGATATTCGTTTGGGCGAGGCGTCGGCAGGAAATTTCGCGGTAAGGATTGCGCGGGCCAATCCGAAAAGACAGCGGCGCGCCCGGAGGAACGGCGCATCGACCTGCTGGTTGGGTTCGCAAGAGTAAAGAATCCAAGGAGGTCATCATGGGTTCCTCCGCCGTCCCCGCATTCGAAAGCACGTTTCAGACCACCCATGTCTGGTTGAAGGAAATCGAGCAAGATGCCGGTTTCGATGCCCAACTTTCATGGCATGTGCTTGGAGTGATCCTGCGGGCCATCCGCGATCGCCTGCCGCTCGGCCTTGCCGCGCACTTGGGGTCCCAATTGCCGCTCCTCGTTCGCGGCATCTACTATGACCAGTTTCGCCCATCGGAACTGCCAGGGCATGCCCGCACACTCGATGAGTTCCTGAAGACGATGGAGCCCGAAATGCGGTTCACCAAGACAGTCGACTCGAAGGACGCGCTGCGCGCCGTCTTTCACGTTCTGTCGCGGCATCTGACTTCTGGCCAGGCGGCCAACGTGAGAGAAGCGCTGCCTGAAGAGGTGCGTGCGCTTTGGGATGATCCGGCGCCCGCCGGACGTGCCTAGTCGTCGTCGACAACGCCGCCTCGTCCGTCTCCCAGTCGGGACGAGACAGGTTCCTCCGATTGGCCGGGGCCGGATCAGGAGCAATCGTGTGTAGCGGGCATGCCGAAGAGGAACGAAGTCCGGCTCGCGCGTTGTTACGATATGGTTCGTGAAGGCCCAGCAGAGCCGCCTCCTCCGCCCAAAGAGCCCTATCCGGCGGAAAAGGCGCGAGGCGGAGAGATCATTCTTCGCACGCCAGCGAGACGCGCAATCTTCTTGGCCGGGTTGATTGGCGCCCTTGTGCTCGGGGTATTGATCCTCATTCTGGCGCGTTAGGTGCATCGCGGGTACCGGCGAAGGGGCGTCCCGCATAGATCTCTTGCGAATTATACATCCCCTTACATAGGTTAGTGTTGCTGTCGGAAATCCAGAAAATCGTCGCGCCAACCCGAGAAAAATAGCAACCGCGGTCGGTGATGTTGGTTGGGCCGCAAACAGGCCTCGAACCGATTTATGGGCCCCGATGATGGATGCGACCACGACATCGTGGAACGACGTGAACGAGAATCTCGGTGACCGCGGCTACTTTGTCGCGCCACTCGATGACCTCGTCACATGGGCTCGATCCGGGTCGCT is from Bradyrhizobium sp. ISRA430 and encodes:
- a CDS encoding MFS transporter; amino-acid sequence: MTRPRAPSGFSSPAFVFVLTTGVVNLFGDITYEGGASINGPFMASLGASAAIVSITAGLGEFLGYALRLPAGYAADRTGRYWLITFVGYVINLFAVPAMALAGSWQFAAALVLAERIGRALRKPTVEAMLSYTTNELGKGWVYALNTALDEIGATLGPLLIALVLLLTGDYRTGYALLLISAMAALIALVVARVNFPLPSRLEQGRTAPAEDLTPAYWLYMLAGALFAAGLMSFELISYHLSKSKVASEQWIPLMLAISTGFGVLASLAFGKLYDRFGLPIVITAVSISAAFAPFVFLGGFYLVLFGMLLWGIGYATQDTLLKAIVAEVLPEGKRNFAFGLYYAGYGVGWLVGSAATGVLYERYRITMIVFSIAAQLASVPIFVWARRRQEISR
- a CDS encoding DUF2267 domain-containing protein, which produces MGSSAVPAFESTFQTTHVWLKEIEQDAGFDAQLSWHVLGVILRAIRDRLPLGLAAHLGSQLPLLVRGIYYDQFRPSELPGHARTLDEFLKTMEPEMRFTKTVDSKDALRAVFHVLSRHLTSGQAANVREALPEEVRALWDDPAPAGRA